One Nodosilinea sp. FACHB-141 DNA segment encodes these proteins:
- a CDS encoding family 10 glycosylhydrolase, whose translation MTQQLGKGLLLVAVTRWTRSLTIAGLVGVGLPMLPILAQAEIPSGQNQPAGTAALPDNLELYLELTDDSEAESFPLVPTAEPAPAPRPGRRPTHVPSAPPLPPSQRPRVLQPVNSDNATVDSPSPTSGDPAEQIAPAVIELSPTGRPPSPVVFLAMQQELKNLIGRFESALIMANSLDAPTALTLPDRSPVLTAAADPVNVAGGSRAYLHPTLGEAQQLLNDWDGLLAAGKHSEVRDRWLATRTALWENFPTERPINQGEIRAMWLDRGTIVRARSPQGLSEIFDKLAAAGINTVFFETVNAGYTVYPSQVAPEQNPLTQGWDPLAAAVDLAHQRGMTLHAWVWVFAAGNQRHNRLLNQPADYPGPLISRHPSWAAYDNSGSLIPRGQDKPFLDPANPEVRSYLTRLMTEIVTNYDVDGLHLDYIRYPFQDPGANRTYGYGEVARWRFQSMTGVDPTTINPRPDDALERNQQIQQQVLWERWNEFRVQQVTSFVQSISSTLRRQHPELVMSAAVFANPEHERLQRIQQDWGAWARADYLDWVVLMSYAGDTSRFERIVSPWLVNESFGSALVIPAIRLLNLSNAATLDQMQASRDLPTPGYALFAAADLNSELNAVLAQTQSGSPPGLTTPYAMAASRYAALQREWSWLLAHQRLWMDRNALEPWISQVNNLGSEFDVLAQEPSRRNLETVKAELARVRASVNQGMSVDTANSGYRVRSWQHRLAAIEQLLEHGEKTQP comes from the coding sequence GTGACACAGCAGTTAGGCAAGGGCCTTTTACTAGTCGCGGTGACCCGTTGGACGAGGTCTTTGACCATTGCAGGGTTAGTCGGGGTGGGCCTGCCCATGCTGCCGATCTTGGCCCAGGCTGAGATTCCATCTGGGCAAAACCAGCCTGCTGGCACCGCCGCTCTTCCCGACAACCTAGAGCTATACCTCGAACTCACTGACGATTCCGAGGCAGAGAGCTTTCCCCTAGTTCCTACCGCCGAGCCAGCGCCCGCTCCCCGCCCTGGGCGGCGGCCCACCCATGTGCCGTCGGCGCCGCCGCTGCCTCCCTCCCAGCGTCCTAGGGTGCTTCAGCCCGTTAATTCAGACAATGCCACAGTAGACTCGCCCAGTCCCACCTCGGGTGACCCCGCCGAGCAGATTGCCCCAGCGGTGATTGAGCTGTCGCCCACCGGACGCCCCCCCAGCCCGGTAGTGTTTCTGGCCATGCAGCAGGAACTCAAGAATCTGATTGGCCGCTTTGAGAGCGCCCTGATTATGGCGAACTCGCTGGATGCGCCCACGGCGCTAACTCTGCCCGATCGCTCACCCGTGCTCACCGCTGCCGCCGACCCGGTGAATGTGGCTGGGGGGAGCAGGGCCTATCTGCACCCTACCCTGGGCGAGGCTCAGCAGCTTTTAAACGATTGGGATGGGCTGCTGGCGGCGGGTAAACACAGCGAGGTGCGCGATCGCTGGCTGGCCACCCGCACTGCCCTGTGGGAGAACTTTCCCACCGAGCGTCCCATTAACCAGGGTGAGATTCGCGCCATGTGGCTCGATCGCGGCACCATTGTGCGAGCCAGATCGCCCCAGGGGCTGAGCGAAATCTTCGACAAACTGGCGGCAGCCGGCATCAACACCGTTTTCTTTGAAACTGTGAATGCGGGCTATACCGTCTACCCCAGCCAAGTGGCCCCCGAGCAAAACCCCCTTACTCAAGGCTGGGATCCCCTTGCTGCCGCCGTGGATTTGGCCCACCAGCGGGGCATGACCCTACACGCCTGGGTGTGGGTGTTTGCGGCGGGCAACCAGCGCCATAACCGCCTGCTCAACCAGCCCGCCGACTACCCCGGCCCGCTCATCTCACGCCACCCCAGCTGGGCCGCCTACGATAACAGCGGCAGCCTCATCCCCCGCGGGCAAGACAAGCCTTTCTTAGACCCCGCCAACCCCGAGGTGCGTAGCTACCTCACCCGGCTGATGACCGAAATCGTCACCAACTACGACGTCGATGGCCTGCACCTCGACTACATTCGCTACCCCTTTCAAGACCCTGGGGCTAACCGCACCTACGGCTATGGCGAAGTCGCTCGCTGGCGCTTTCAGAGCATGACCGGCGTTGACCCCACTACCATCAATCCCCGACCCGACGATGCCCTGGAACGCAACCAGCAGATTCAGCAGCAGGTGCTTTGGGAGCGCTGGAACGAGTTTCGCGTGCAGCAGGTGACCTCGTTTGTGCAATCCATCTCCAGCACCCTGCGGCGGCAGCACCCTGAGCTGGTCATGTCGGCGGCGGTGTTTGCTAACCCCGAGCACGAGCGGTTGCAGCGCATTCAGCAAGACTGGGGAGCTTGGGCCAGAGCCGATTACCTCGACTGGGTAGTGCTGATGAGCTACGCGGGCGACACCAGCCGCTTTGAGCGCATTGTCTCCCCCTGGTTGGTGAATGAATCCTTTGGCTCAGCCTTGGTGATCCCAGCGATTCGCCTGCTGAACCTGTCGAATGCCGCCACCCTCGACCAAATGCAGGCCAGCCGCGACCTACCCACCCCCGGCTATGCCCTGTTTGCTGCCGCCGATCTAAATAGTGAATTAAACGCCGTGCTGGCCCAAACCCAGAGCGGCAGCCCGCCTGGCCTCACTACTCCCTATGCCATGGCCGCTAGCCGCTACGCTGCCCTCCAGCGCGAGTGGAGTTGGCTGCTGGCTCACCAGCGCCTCTGGATGGATCGCAATGCCCTAGAACCTTGGATTAGCCAGGTCAACAATCTGGGCAGCGAGTTTGACGTCCTGGCCCAAGAGCCATCGCGGCGCAACCTAGAAACTGTGAAAGCCGAACTGGCTAGGGTGCGCGCCTCGGTGAACCAGGGGATGTCGGTGGATACGGCAAATAGTGGCTATAGGGTGCGCTCGTGGCAGCATCGGCTGGCTGCGATCGAACAGTTGCTAGAGCATGGAGAGAAAACTCAGCCGTAA
- a CDS encoding DNA-binding transcriptional regulator — MKPGSKYYPLFNHLKTSGKAEVLLTFTDIEDLLGNPLPHSAVERKNWWSNRDTPAALQAGAWVGAGYHVYAIDVDSKTVTFRKFESQYNIEQKDGKIVWQQDAIRALRKHMSLTQMEFAEQMGVRRQTVSEWENGVYDPDRSTAKFLELIAKQANFTVPLPEDPQSL; from the coding sequence ATGAAACCCGGCAGCAAGTACTATCCTCTGTTTAATCACCTAAAGACCTCTGGCAAGGCTGAAGTTTTGCTGACCTTTACCGACATCGAGGACTTGCTTGGGAACCCGCTACCCCACTCAGCCGTTGAGCGCAAAAACTGGTGGAGTAACCGTGATACCCCCGCCGCTCTCCAAGCTGGAGCCTGGGTAGGAGCGGGCTACCACGTCTACGCCATTGATGTAGATAGTAAAACTGTTACCTTTCGCAAGTTTGAGTCCCAGTACAACATTGAGCAAAAAGACGGCAAAATCGTTTGGCAGCAAGATGCTATTCGTGCCCTGCGCAAGCATATGAGCCTTACTCAGATGGAGTTTGCTGAGCAAATGGGCGTACGTCGCCAAACCGTCAGCGAATGGGAAAACGGGGTCTACGACCCCGATCGCAGCACTGCTAAATTTCTAGAGTTGATAGCTAAACAAGCCAACTTCACCGTACCCCTACCCGAAGATCCCCAAAGTCTTTAA
- a CDS encoding glucosyl-3-phosphoglycerate synthase, with protein MDYKQELITTIHDLGYDFERLEQRLTELSQTNPTAVLIPSLYEELERPALTTIRDHLSHSPFVNNVIVCLYADTFEQYRHAVQFFEPLPQPTFVLWENGPRITDILQTLQDKGLDLLRFKGKGRAVWLGLGVASLHAAAIALHDADIVTYDRAYPLKLLYPLLEQDFGIAFSKAYYARVGGDPRSMHGRVTRLFVTPLITSLMELFGYRDYLRYLDAYRYPLSGEFALSADLALTTRIPGNWGLEVGLLAEVYRNVSLKRIAQIDLGVFEHKHQTLGSSTNSGLQKMCRDILQSVFRTLTETEQVVIGQDHIRALRIKYRREAQNLARQYFVDARFNGLEYDRHQEEITIETFEQVILEAGNQYLDDPTGTQIPDWTRALAVIPDLREQLLDAILSDMAEARSAPAPVADVTAMASAVY; from the coding sequence ATGGACTATAAGCAAGAGCTAATCACCACCATCCACGACCTGGGGTACGATTTCGAGCGTTTAGAGCAGCGTCTCACCGAACTTAGCCAAACCAACCCTACCGCCGTGCTGATTCCATCGCTCTACGAAGAGCTAGAGCGCCCGGCCCTGACAACCATTCGCGACCACCTCAGTCACTCTCCCTTTGTCAATAACGTTATTGTCTGCCTCTACGCCGATACCTTTGAGCAGTATCGCCATGCGGTGCAGTTCTTCGAGCCGCTGCCCCAGCCCACCTTTGTTCTGTGGGAGAATGGCCCGCGCATTACCGACATTCTGCAAACCCTCCAAGACAAGGGGCTAGACCTGCTGCGGTTTAAGGGTAAAGGCCGGGCTGTGTGGCTGGGGCTGGGGGTGGCTTCTCTACACGCGGCGGCGATCGCCCTCCATGATGCCGACATTGTCACCTACGATCGCGCCTACCCTCTCAAGCTGCTCTATCCCCTACTGGAGCAAGACTTTGGCATCGCTTTCAGCAAAGCCTATTACGCTCGCGTAGGCGGCGATCCCCGCAGCATGCACGGTCGGGTTACCCGGCTTTTTGTGACCCCGCTGATCACCTCACTGATGGAGCTGTTTGGCTACCGCGACTATCTGCGCTACCTCGACGCCTACCGCTACCCCCTCTCCGGCGAGTTTGCCCTCTCCGCCGACCTGGCGCTGACCACCCGCATCCCTGGCAACTGGGGGTTAGAAGTGGGCCTGCTGGCTGAGGTTTATCGCAACGTCTCCCTCAAGCGCATTGCCCAAATCGACCTGGGCGTCTTTGAGCACAAGCACCAGACCCTAGGCAGCTCAACCAACTCGGGGCTGCAAAAAATGTGCCGCGACATTTTGCAGTCGGTGTTTAGAACCTTGACCGAAACCGAGCAGGTGGTGATTGGCCAAGATCACATTCGCGCCCTGCGGATTAAGTATCGCCGCGAGGCCCAAAACCTCGCCCGTCAGTATTTCGTCGATGCCCGCTTCAACGGTCTAGAGTACGATCGCCACCAAGAAGAAATCACCATCGAAACCTTTGAACAGGTGATTTTAGAAGCCGGCAATCAGTACCTCGACGACCCGACCGGCACTCAAATTCCCGACTGGACTCGGGCCCTAGCGGTCATTCCCGATCTGCGTGAGCAGCTGCTCGACGCCATTCTCTCGGATATGGCTGAGGCGCGATCGGCCCCAGCACCAGTGGCGGATGTCACCGCAATGGCATCCGCTGTCTATTGA
- a CDS encoding glycosyl hydrolase family 57 — translation MTSAMLSPIDWPALEDGLPPLSGREADIAGIMANPEPVFLPRTNLNLADISAGFAIALHMHQPTIPAGATGELINHLQYMFEHPYDGDNHNAGTFAYCYARLGDFIPELVNQGCNPRVMLDYSGTLLWGLQQMDRQDILAKLRRLACDPTYQPYVEWLGTCWGHAVVPSTPVPDLKLHIRAWQHHFAALFGAEALARVRGFSPPEMHLPNHPDVLYAFVKTLKDCGYRWMLVQEHTVESVEGHGLSQPHLPHRLIARNAQGEVEEIVVLIKTQGSDTKLVGQMQPYWEAKTLSQVALGNATVPQLVSQISDGENGGVMMNEFPSAFMRSWYEMREQGGGHRGVVGFNGTEYLELLAAAGAGPETFPICQAVGQSRLWQAMGDASGPDAVAEAIATLRAEDSNFSMEGGSWTGDRSWVQGYDNVLDPMQRLSAQFHRTMARQPERGDDLERQHRYRNALIHNLLLQTSCFRYWGQGTWTGYAEELYRRGQAILAHDFA, via the coding sequence ATGACCAGCGCTATGCTCTCCCCTATAGACTGGCCCGCCCTTGAAGACGGGCTGCCCCCGCTGTCGGGTCGAGAGGCCGATATTGCCGGCATCATGGCCAACCCGGAGCCGGTGTTTTTGCCCCGCACCAACCTGAACCTGGCAGATATTTCGGCGGGGTTTGCGATCGCCCTGCACATGCACCAGCCCACCATTCCCGCTGGGGCCACGGGTGAGCTCATCAACCACCTCCAGTACATGTTTGAGCACCCCTACGACGGGGACAACCACAACGCCGGCACTTTCGCCTACTGCTACGCCCGCCTAGGCGACTTCATTCCAGAGCTGGTGAACCAGGGCTGCAACCCCCGCGTCATGCTCGACTACTCAGGCACCCTGCTGTGGGGCCTCCAGCAGATGGACCGGCAAGATATTCTGGCTAAGCTGCGTCGACTGGCCTGCGACCCCACCTATCAACCCTACGTCGAATGGCTAGGCACCTGCTGGGGCCACGCGGTAGTGCCCTCGACCCCCGTGCCTGACCTCAAGCTGCACATTCGCGCCTGGCAGCACCACTTTGCCGCTCTGTTTGGGGCCGAAGCCCTGGCTCGGGTACGAGGTTTTTCGCCGCCGGAGATGCACCTGCCTAACCATCCCGATGTGCTCTACGCTTTTGTCAAAACCCTCAAAGACTGCGGCTACCGCTGGATGCTGGTGCAAGAGCACACAGTGGAATCGGTAGAGGGTCATGGTCTATCGCAGCCCCACCTGCCCCACCGCTTGATCGCCCGCAACGCCCAGGGCGAGGTCGAAGAAATTGTGGTGCTGATCAAAACCCAAGGGTCTGACACTAAGCTAGTGGGTCAGATGCAGCCCTACTGGGAAGCTAAGACCCTGAGCCAGGTTGCCCTCGGCAACGCCACGGTGCCGCAGTTGGTCAGCCAAATCAGCGACGGCGAAAACGGCGGCGTGATGATGAATGAGTTCCCCAGCGCCTTTATGCGATCGTGGTACGAAATGCGCGAGCAGGGGGGCGGTCACCGGGGTGTAGTGGGCTTTAACGGCACCGAATACCTAGAGCTGTTGGCAGCGGCGGGGGCCGGACCAGAGACCTTCCCGATCTGTCAGGCGGTGGGGCAGTCACGGCTTTGGCAAGCTATGGGTGACGCCAGCGGCCCCGATGCCGTGGCGGAGGCGATCGCCACCCTCCGCGCCGAAGACAGCAATTTTTCCATGGAAGGCGGCTCTTGGACGGGCGATCGCAGCTGGGTGCAGGGCTACGACAACGTGCTCGACCCCATGCAGCGCCTGTCTGCCCAATTTCACCGAACCATGGCTCGTCAACCCGAGCGAGGCGATGATCTAGAGCGCCAGCACCGCTATCGCAACGCCCTGATTCACAATTTGCTGCTGCAAACCAGCTGCTTTCGCTACTGGGGCCAGGGCACCTGGACGGGCTATGCCGAGGAGCTCTACCGTCGCGGTCAGGCGATTTTGGCCCACGACTTTGCCTAG
- a CDS encoding ammonium transporter, which translates to MGIRILATLAIALCLTLGLFPGEAWAQAPDPLEAAAAAQTAADTTFMLFCTALVLLMTPGLAFFYGGFVRSLNVLNTLMMSFVLMLLVGVTWILWGYSLAFAPGTPFIGGLQWLFLNGVGLETTDYLLGSEPEAVVSYAATVPHQAFMMFQGMFAIITPALISGALVGRLKFKTYFWFVLLWSIFIYCPLAHMVWAKGGFMGLYGGFGALDFAGGTVVHISSGVSALVAALVLGNRRSYPSGLTAPHNVPFIMLGAGLLWFGWFGFNAGSALASGGLATVAFVATNCGAAAAGLVWILMEWVLTGKPTAVGLATGLVAGLVGVTPAAGFVTPVAALLIGGITAFCCYYAIRIKNKMGIDDALDTFPVHGVGGTVGAILTGVFASTDVNEFGANGLLYGNPGQLVKQIVAVAIAYVIAGVGTFVLLKILHAIMGLRVSPEVETQGLDPAEHSEVGYGEQLTSDFTATTTSHPSH; encoded by the coding sequence GTGGGTATTCGGATTCTGGCAACGTTGGCGATTGCCCTTTGCTTAACCCTAGGGCTATTTCCAGGAGAGGCATGGGCACAGGCCCCTGACCCGCTTGAAGCGGCAGCTGCAGCCCAAACTGCGGCAGATACAACATTCATGTTGTTCTGTACAGCTTTAGTACTTTTAATGACGCCGGGCCTGGCGTTTTTCTATGGCGGTTTTGTACGCTCTCTCAACGTTCTTAATACGTTGATGATGAGTTTTGTACTCATGCTGCTCGTTGGCGTCACCTGGATTCTGTGGGGATACAGCCTGGCGTTTGCTCCTGGAACGCCCTTCATCGGCGGATTGCAGTGGCTCTTTCTAAATGGGGTTGGGCTAGAGACTACTGACTACTTGCTTGGGTCTGAGCCAGAGGCCGTCGTATCCTATGCTGCGACAGTTCCCCACCAAGCATTCATGATGTTTCAGGGCATGTTTGCCATCATTACGCCTGCCCTAATTTCGGGAGCTTTGGTAGGGCGACTAAAGTTTAAGACCTATTTCTGGTTTGTTTTACTGTGGTCCATATTCATTTACTGCCCTTTAGCTCACATGGTGTGGGCCAAAGGCGGATTTATGGGTCTATATGGTGGCTTTGGTGCCCTTGATTTTGCTGGCGGCACCGTTGTCCACATTAGTTCTGGAGTTTCTGCCTTGGTGGCGGCCTTAGTTTTAGGCAATCGCAGAAGCTACCCCAGTGGGCTCACAGCGCCCCACAATGTACCTTTCATTATGTTGGGGGCTGGCCTGCTTTGGTTTGGCTGGTTCGGGTTTAACGCAGGCAGCGCCTTAGCTTCGGGAGGGTTAGCCACTGTTGCCTTTGTTGCTACCAACTGTGGTGCTGCGGCAGCAGGTCTAGTTTGGATTTTGATGGAGTGGGTGTTGACAGGTAAGCCGACGGCGGTGGGTCTGGCCACGGGTCTGGTTGCCGGTCTAGTAGGCGTTACCCCTGCGGCTGGTTTTGTGACTCCGGTGGCGGCCTTATTAATTGGGGGCATTACTGCGTTTTGCTGCTACTACGCCATTCGCATCAAAAACAAAATGGGTATTGATGATGCCCTAGATACTTTCCCCGTGCACGGAGTTGGAGGGACTGTAGGGGCAATTCTGACCGGGGTTTTTGCCAGTACCGATGTGAATGAGTTTGGCGCCAATGGCCTGCTCTACGGAAATCCGGGACAACTGGTGAAGCAGATAGTAGCAGTCGCGATCGCCTATGTGATTGCTGGCGTGGGCACCTTTGTCTTGCTCAAAATTCTGCATGCAATTATGGGGTTACGGGTTTCCCCTGAGGTAGAAACCCAAGGTTTGGACCCCGCAGAGCATAGTGAGGTTGGGTACGGTGAGCAGTTAACTTCTGATTTCACTGCGACAACTACCAGTCACCCCAGTCATTAG
- a CDS encoding sensor histidine kinase KdpD, whose protein sequence is MVDRPIHPSPHQLRQIPQLSILWITGGLFTGIILLELISSADYVFSYLYIGPILLATLRLSSRFAFRLTLLASFLTLFNLWIPGSHIITPYTIGNRIIAVAAIVVAGVLSHRNRSYEEAIAQQQTKLQLQEQLATFRENFVSTLTHDLKTPLLGAIETLEAFQQERFGRVTEAQQQVLATMMRSQKTSLQLVETVLDIYRNDAEGVQLRRSPVNLVELIEQVVDTLSDLASSYRVSISFSPTAIAAEACWVDGDCLQLHRVISNLLINAIYHSPIDGRVDIVLESWQDSEPNQQVVKVLDEGLGIRPEELPQLFERFYQGCSDRQAKGSGLGLYLSRQIIEAHGGTIWAENRVPCGAVFGFSLPA, encoded by the coding sequence ATGGTTGACCGACCGATTCATCCAAGCCCCCATCAATTGCGCCAAATTCCCCAATTAAGCATTCTTTGGATAACGGGCGGCTTATTTACAGGCATTATATTGCTGGAGCTAATCTCATCAGCAGATTATGTCTTTAGCTATCTGTACATTGGCCCCATTCTGCTCGCCACCCTACGATTAAGCTCACGTTTTGCATTTCGTTTGACGCTGCTGGCGTCGTTTTTAACCCTCTTTAATTTGTGGATTCCCGGTAGCCACATCATTACCCCCTACACGATCGGCAATCGAATTATTGCAGTTGCTGCGATAGTGGTGGCGGGGGTGCTAAGCCATCGTAATCGCTCCTATGAGGAAGCTATTGCCCAACAGCAAACAAAGCTACAGCTACAAGAACAACTGGCCACCTTTCGGGAAAATTTTGTCTCCACCTTGACCCATGACCTTAAAACGCCTTTGTTGGGGGCGATAGAAACGCTAGAAGCCTTTCAGCAGGAGCGTTTTGGCCGTGTCACGGAGGCTCAACAACAGGTGTTGGCAACCATGATGCGCAGCCAGAAAACTAGCCTGCAACTAGTTGAAACTGTACTAGACATCTACCGTAATGATGCAGAAGGAGTTCAGCTCAGAAGATCGCCCGTCAATTTAGTTGAATTGATAGAACAAGTTGTTGATACTTTAAGCGATCTGGCATCGAGCTACCGGGTTTCAATTAGCTTCAGCCCAACAGCTATAGCGGCAGAGGCCTGCTGGGTTGATGGAGATTGTTTGCAGCTTCACCGGGTAATATCAAATTTGTTAATTAATGCTATCTATCACTCACCTATAGATGGCAGAGTTGACATCGTTTTAGAATCTTGGCAGGATTCTGAACCCAATCAGCAGGTGGTGAAAGTATTAGATGAAGGGTTAGGGATTCGTCCAGAAGAGCTGCCCCAGCTGTTTGAGCGATTCTACCAGGGGTGTAGCGATCGGCAGGCAAAGGGTTCGGGTTTGGGTCTATACTTGTCTCGACAGATTATTGAGGCCCACGGTGGCACAATTTGGGCTGAAAACCGTGTTCCTTGCGGAGCGGTATTTGGCTTCAGTCTGCCGGCATAA
- a CDS encoding response regulator transcription factor, with translation MDAPRLRVLLVEDDELFRLGLRMKLQQEADIDSVTEAGDGETAIKLVEQHEFDVVLLDIGLPRIGGVEVCRQIKQQYPQLPILVLTSRTDSVLINQLIATGVRGYFLKGGAPETLVLALRSVIAGASWWDHTATLEIQGIAQSKRAPEFLLTPREKQILQLITVGKTTQEIAEAFYITPGTVRVHIHAILQKLDVRDRTQAALLALQKGLITSPSNA, from the coding sequence ATGGACGCTCCACGGCTGCGAGTTCTCTTGGTGGAAGACGATGAACTATTTCGCCTAGGGTTGCGAATGAAATTGCAGCAGGAAGCCGATATCGACAGTGTGACAGAGGCTGGAGACGGCGAAACGGCGATCAAACTGGTGGAGCAGCATGAGTTTGATGTAGTTTTGCTCGATATTGGACTGCCTAGAATCGGCGGAGTTGAGGTCTGCCGGCAGATCAAACAACAATATCCCCAGTTGCCAATCTTGGTGCTTACATCCCGGACTGATAGCGTCCTAATTAATCAGTTAATTGCGACGGGAGTGCGAGGATATTTTTTGAAAGGCGGTGCTCCAGAAACTCTGGTATTGGCCTTGCGATCGGTGATTGCTGGTGCCTCTTGGTGGGACCACACGGCAACTCTTGAAATTCAAGGTATTGCCCAATCAAAAAGAGCCCCTGAGTTTCTGTTGACGCCGCGAGAAAAACAAATTTTGCAGCTCATTACGGTAGGCAAGACAACCCAAGAAATTGCCGAAGCTTTCTACATTACCCCAGGCACAGTCAGAGTTCATATTCACGCCATTCTGCAAAAGCTGGATGTGCGCGATCGCACCCAGGCCGCCCTCCTTGCGCTGCAAAAAGGCCTGATTACCTCGCCCTCTAATGCCTAA
- a CDS encoding anion transporter — MTLTSNWLTLGQGLVLVLSYLGLALGYVPGLRMNRATIALVSAAVLVALGTLSLEAAWAAIDANTIVFLLSMMVVNAYLSYAGFFNLALVQLLRLTSSPLGLLVLLTLGTGALSAVFLNDTLALVSTPLTLQLTRALKLNPVPYLLAIAGATNTGSLATLSGNPQNILVGSFSNIGYLAFAQALLPIAVMGLSLQVGLLWLIYPEVRSLTPCPSPVLPRLRLHRPLLVKTTVVSALMLTAFVVGLPLAESAFLAAAALLITRRIKPQRVLGAVDWSLLVMFSGLFILTEAVRSLQVLDAVAPWVAHPAGLLVTTAGLSNLISNVPAVLLIQGLIAPEDTQSWLLLAAGSTLAGNLTLFGSVANLIVVEAAAGEGYAVTFWQHLRFGLPLTLLTLALAYIWLV; from the coding sequence ATGACATTGACCTCAAACTGGCTGACTCTGGGGCAGGGGTTGGTGCTGGTGCTCAGCTACTTGGGGCTGGCACTGGGCTACGTGCCGGGCCTGCGCATGAATCGGGCCACCATCGCCCTGGTCAGCGCGGCGGTGCTGGTGGCCCTGGGCACCCTGTCTTTAGAAGCCGCGTGGGCCGCCATTGATGCCAATACCATCGTGTTTTTGCTCAGCATGATGGTGGTCAACGCCTACCTCTCCTACGCCGGTTTTTTTAATCTGGCCCTGGTGCAACTGCTGCGCTTGACCAGCAGTCCCCTGGGCCTGCTGGTGCTGTTGACCCTGGGCACGGGGGCGCTGTCGGCGGTGTTTCTCAACGACACCTTGGCCCTGGTGAGCACGCCGCTGACCCTACAGCTCACCCGGGCGCTCAAGCTCAACCCGGTACCCTACCTGCTGGCGATCGCCGGGGCGACCAACACTGGCTCCCTTGCCACCCTCAGCGGCAATCCGCAGAACATCTTAGTGGGGTCGTTTTCAAACATTGGCTACTTGGCTTTTGCTCAGGCGCTGCTGCCGATCGCAGTAATGGGGTTGTCCTTACAAGTCGGCTTGCTGTGGTTGATTTACCCGGAGGTGCGATCGCTGACTCCCTGCCCATCGCCAGTGTTGCCCCGCCTGCGCCTGCACCGACCGCTGCTTGTCAAAACCACGGTGGTATCTGCTCTAATGCTAACCGCGTTTGTTGTGGGTCTTCCCCTGGCCGAGTCGGCCTTTTTGGCCGCCGCCGCCCTGCTGATTACCCGCCGCATCAAACCTCAGCGGGTGCTGGGGGCGGTCGATTGGTCGCTGCTAGTCATGTTTTCGGGGTTGTTTATTCTCACCGAGGCGGTGCGATCGCTTCAGGTGCTCGATGCCGTCGCTCCGTGGGTCGCTCACCCCGCCGGCCTGCTAGTAACAACAGCAGGGCTTTCTAACCTGATCTCCAACGTGCCTGCGGTCCTGCTGATTCAAGGGCTGATTGCCCCAGAAGACACCCAAAGCTGGCTGCTGCTGGCGGCAGGCTCTACCTTGGCGGGCAATCTCACCCTATTTGGCTCGGTGGCCAACCTGATCGTTGTGGAAGCTGCCGCTGGGGAGGGCTATGCCGTCACTTTCTGGCAGCACCTGCGCTTTGGTTTGCCGCTCACCCTGCTGACCCTGGCACTGGCCTACATTTGGCTAGTTTAG
- a CDS encoding endonuclease/exonuclease/phosphatase family protein: MERNQFRVGTFNLNNLMLPDREFYPGEVHSQVNYLKKLTWIGAQLDRMKVDICGFQEVFHRGALKEALHRSEYHQQHEVVMAEGFGRGPGVALATRFPVLGQRMYDNFPPESVLDLEGAEIPIRRFSHPVLAVDLALTETIHCTVFVVHLKSKRPMMTNGVDRSDPVEIAKGHARSLIRRTAEAAALRFLLMEGLRDRRYPVIVMGDVNDNHTAVTTQIVTGHPPWESWPYRKKAPVWDVLLYQVKDIQARLGYGDHYYTYIHNGHYDSLDHIMVSEEFSAQNRDRIGRVTYVSVFNDHLFDQTLLDETIEPWQSDHGQVVATIELNPPQSAHPQLVV; encoded by the coding sequence ATGGAACGCAATCAGTTTCGCGTCGGCACCTTCAACCTCAACAACCTGATGCTGCCCGATCGCGAGTTTTACCCTGGCGAAGTCCATTCCCAGGTTAACTACCTGAAAAAGCTCACCTGGATTGGGGCCCAGCTCGATCGCATGAAGGTGGACATCTGCGGCTTTCAGGAGGTGTTTCATCGGGGAGCGCTGAAAGAAGCTCTGCACCGCAGTGAATACCACCAGCAGCATGAAGTTGTTATGGCCGAGGGGTTTGGGCGGGGGCCTGGGGTGGCGCTGGCGACTCGGTTTCCAGTGCTGGGGCAGCGCATGTACGACAACTTTCCGCCCGAAAGCGTGCTGGATCTAGAGGGGGCTGAGATCCCAATTCGGCGGTTTTCGCACCCGGTATTAGCGGTCGATTTGGCCCTGACAGAGACGATTCATTGCACCGTGTTTGTGGTGCACCTGAAGTCAAAGCGGCCAATGATGACCAACGGTGTCGATCGCAGCGATCCGGTCGAAATTGCCAAGGGCCACGCCCGCTCGCTGATTCGCCGCACCGCCGAGGCCGCTGCCCTGCGGTTTTTGCTGATGGAGGGGCTGCGCGATCGCCGCTATCCAGTGATTGTCATGGGCGACGTCAACGATAACCACACCGCCGTCACCACCCAGATCGTAACTGGGCACCCCCCCTGGGAATCTTGGCCCTACCGCAAAAAAGCCCCCGTGTGGGACGTGCTGCTCTATCAGGTCAAAGACATTCAGGCCCGGCTGGGCTACGGCGACCACTACTACACCTACATTCATAACGGCCACTACGACAGCCTTGACCACATTATGGTGAGCGAAGAGTTTTCGGCCCAAAACCGCGATCGCATTGGCCGCGTCACCTATGTGTCGGTGTTTAACGACCACCTGTTCGACCAAACTCTGCTAGATGAAACGATCGAACCCTGGCAGTCCGATCATGGGCAGGTAGTAGCCACCATTGAGCTCAACCCGCCCCAGTCGGCTCACCCCCAGCTAGTGGTTTAG